One window of the Daphnia pulex isolate KAP4 chromosome 8, ASM2113471v1 genome contains the following:
- the LOC124201154 gene encoding 60S ribosomal protein L14-like, translating into MPFTKFVETGRVVYIAKGPDAGKIAAIIDIIDQNRALLDGPCTGVPRQARRFTELHLTGLVTKVTRGCTERALRLAWEADKITDKWLATSWARRIEKREKRASLSDLERFKVARAKQARNKMIRTAFFAIRNRNTTGAKKAHARILKLREKSKAYNKAQKAEKKANKAKKA; encoded by the exons ATG CCTTTCACCAAGTTTGTTGAGACGGGCCGCGTGGTCTACATCGCTAAGGGCCCTGATGCCGGCAAGATTGCTGCCATCATCGACATCATCGATCAGAACAGG GCTTTGTTGGATGGCCCTTGCACTGGTGTACCTCGTCAAGCTCGCCGTTTCACCGAGTTGCATTTGACAGGTCTTGTCACTAAAGTGACGCGAGGCTGCACAGAGCGAGCATTGAGGCTTGCATGGGAAGCAGACAAAATCACCGACAAGTGGCTCGCTACATCATGGGCAAGAAGGATTGAGAAGCGTGAGAAG agGGCTAGCCTGAGTGATCTGGAAAGATTCAAGGTGGCTAGAGCTAAGCAAGCTCGGAACAAGATGATCCGCACTGCTTTCTTCGCCATCCGCAACAGGAACACTACCGGTGCCAAGAAGGCCCACGCCCGTATCTTGAAGCTGCGAGAGAAATCTAAGGCTTACAACAAAGCCCAGaaagcagagaaaaaagcGAATAAAGCAAAGAAAGCTTAA
- the LOC124201152 gene encoding ras association domain-containing protein 6-like, which produces MWSCHKCGKPVFFAERKQSMGYDWHPDCLKCEECGKILKPGQHAEHKGVSYCHVPCYGALFGPQLFGHGTRVESHKSFGKIENKSYGGITRTHLETTIKSYNHYHDVHGGSGGIKSREVNGRLVLEGVLRLYWGVQSAIQLKEDDDQRLPSNGAEEKITQRKVSSSLGYQNANMSSFDESDSDDDSLSENSSVISAFSPAVNGSGYEKKVSLNSESNDVSKFNTVPSKLDPKQLGRDELDELIQVEREWKDHEKPYSTLPNKISLSPSEVCPTVIEESSSKASVIEDATSPTKSTALRRRPGRRFDKTKLRRRCSINGHYYNRETSVFTPPYGSTMSVWTTSLVNTQEVINMLLDKYRVECPASNFSLFVVKDNGERRRVKEDEYPLLLRVMQGPDESVAKLFLVESEGEGSHEVSAAVAQFLRLSDFELQSILRLYCEEEEREVQSIKNKHRELKRRIKKRMQELKVKL; this is translated from the exons atgtggaGTTGTCACAAGTGTGGAAAACCCGTGTTCTTTG ctgaaagaaaacaatctaTGGGATATGATTGGCACCCAGATTGTTTAAAATGTGAAGAGtgtggaaaaattttaaaaccagGACAACATGCTGAG CATAAAGGTGTTTCATACTGCCATGTCCCTTG CTACGGTGCTTTGTTTGGACCCCAGCTATTTGGCCATGGTACTCGTGTTGAATCACACAAAAGCTTTGGAAAAATAGAGAATAAAAGTTATGGAGGAATTACaag AACTCATCTTGAAACAACAATTAAATCATACAATCATTACCATGATGTACATGGAGGAAGTGGGGGAATTAAGAGTAGAGAAGTCAACGGAAGATTGGTGCTAGAAGGTGTCTTAAGACTATATTGGGGAGTACAATCTGCCATTCAGttaaaagaagatgatgatcaGCGTCTTCCTTCAAATGGCGCAGAGGAGAAAATAACCCAAAGAAAAGTCTCAAGCAGCTTGGGATATCAG aaTGCAAACATGTCTTCATTTGACGAGTCTGATAGTGACGACGACTCTTTATCTGAAAATTCGTCAGTCATTTCTGCGTTTAGTCCAGCTGTAAACGGTTCGGGGTATGAAAAGAAAGTGAGCTTAAATTCCGAATCCAATGATGTATCAAAATTCAATACGGTACCTTCTAAACTGGATCCCAAGCAACTTGGTCGAGATGAATTAGACGAGCTTATACAAGTCGAGAGAGAGTGGAAAGATCACGAAAAACCTTATTCAACTTTGCccaacaaaatttctttatcTCCCAGTGAA GTATGCCCGACGGTGATCGAAGAATCAAGTTCAAAAGCCTCTGTAATCGAAGATGCAACTTCGCCAACAAAATCTACAGCACTCCGACGACGTCCAGGCAGGCGCTTCGATAAAACCAAATTAAGGCGCCGTTGTTCTATAAATGGGCATTATTACAACAGAGAAACCAGTGTTTTTACTCCACCTTATG GCAGTACGATGAGTGTATGGACTACGTCTCTTGTAAATACTCAGGAAGTGATCAACATGCTTCTCGACAAATACCGCGTTGAATGCCCTGCTagtaatttttctcttttcgtcgTTAAAGACAACGGAG AGCGAAGAAGAGTAAAGGAAGATGAGTACCCACTGCTGTTGCGTGTGATGCAGGGGCCGGATGAAAGCGTAGCCAAACTTTTTCTGGTGGAAAGTGAAGGTGAAGGCAGTCACGAAG TCAGCGCTGCCGTTGCGCAATTTCTACGTCTTAGTGATTTTGAATTACAATCAATTCTAAGGCTTTACTGTGAGGAAGAAGAGCGTGAAGTGCAATCGATTAAAAATAA GCACCGGGAACTGAAGCGGC